The following are encoded together in the Neomonachus schauinslandi chromosome 15, ASM220157v2, whole genome shotgun sequence genome:
- the PIPOX gene encoding peroxisomal sarcosine oxidase, protein MAAQKDLFDAIVIGAGIQGCFTAYHLAKHGKRVILLEQFFLPHSRGSSHGQSRIIRRAYPEDFYTQMMDECYWIWAQLEREAGTQLHRQTGLLLLGMRENSELKTIQATLSRQGVEHQCLSAEELKQRFPNVRLAGGEVGLLDKSGGLLYADRALRALQDAIRRLGGLVRDGEKVMEIRPERPVTVRSTSRSYQAKSLIITAGPWTNQLLRPLGIELPLQTLRINVCYWREKVPGSYGVSQAFPCFLGLGLSLAPYHIYGLPSGEYPGLMKVCYHHGNSADPEERDCPEALSDTRDIQILSRFVRDHLPDLAPELAVLERCLYTNTPDGHFVLDRHPKYDNIVIGAGFSGHGFKLSPVVGKILYELSMKLTPSYDLTPFRMSRFPGLGKAHL, encoded by the exons ATGGCTGCTCAGAAAGATCTCTTTGATGCCATCGTGATCGGGGCAGGCATCCAAGGCTGCTTCACTGCATACCACCTGGCCAAACACGGGAAGAGGGTCATCCTGCTGGAGCAG TTTTTTCTACCACACTCCCGAGGAAGCTCCCATGGGCAGAGCCGGATAATCCGAAGGGCATACCCCGAAGACTTTTACACCCAGATGATGGATGAGTGCTACTGGATATGGGCCCAGCTGGAGCGCGAGGCTGGAACCCAGTTACACAG gCAGACTGGGCTACTGCTGCTGGGAATGAGGGAGAATTCAGAATTAAAAACCATCCAGGCCACTTTGTCTCGACAGGGGGTGGAACACCAGTGTCTTTCAGCTGAGGAACTGAAGCAACGTTTCCCCAATGTTCGGTTGGCCGGGGGAGAAGTGGGGCTCTTGGACAAGTCTGGAGGGCTTCTCTATGCAGACAGGGCCCTCAGAGCCCTCCAG GATGCAATTCGACGTCTCGGAGGCCTAGTGCGTGATGGAGAGAAGGTGATGGAGATAAGACCAGAGCGACCCGTCACAGTGAGAAGTACCTCCAGGAGCTACCAAGCCAAGAGCTTGATCATCACAGCAGGTCCCTGGACCAACCAGCTCCTCCGCCCCCTGGGAATTGAGCTGCCTCTCCAA ACCCTGCGGATCAATGTGTGTTACTGGCGAGAGAAGGTTCCTGGAAGCTATGGTGTGTCCCAGGCCTTTCCTTGCTTCCTGGGCCTCGGCCTCAGCCTGGCTCCCTACCACATCTATGGGTTGCCCTCTGGAGAGTACCCAGGGCTGATGAAG GTCTGCTATCACCACGGCAACAGTGCCGATCCTGAGGAGCGGGACTGCCCGGAAGCACTCTCGGACACCCGAGACATCCAGATCCTGAGCCGCTTTGTCAGAGATCACTTACCTGACCTGGCGCCCGAGCTTGCCGTCCTGGAGCGCTGCCTGTACACG AACACCCCCGATGGGCACTTCGTTCTTGATCGCCACCCGAAGTATGACAACATTGTCATTGGTGCTGGATTCTCTG GACATGGATTCAAGCTCTCCCCTGTTGTGGGGAAGATCCTGTATGAATTAAGCATGAAATTAACGCCATCCTATGACTTGACACCTTTTCGGATGAGCCGCTTCCCTGGCCTGGGCAAAGCCCACCTTTGA
- the LOC110593257 gene encoding 40S ribosomal protein S25-like: MLPRDDKKKDPGELAKKDKDPENKSGGKTREKKWSKGIVEDKLGNLVSFDKATYDKLCKEVPNYKLVTPAVVFERLKIPGSLASAALQELLSKGLIKPVL; encoded by the coding sequence ATGCTGCCCAGGGATGACAAGAAGAAAGATCCTGGAGAGCTGGCCAAAAAAGACAAAGATCCAGAGAACAAATCTGGGGGCAAGACCAGAGAGAAGAAGTGGTCTAAAGGCATAGTTGAGGACAAGCTCGGTAACCTGGTCTCATTTGACAAAGCGACATATGACAAACTCTGtaaggaagttcccaactataaGCTTGTAACTCCAGCTGTTGTTTTCGAGAGACTGAAGATTCCGGGTTCCCTGGCCAGCGCAGCCCTTCAGGAGCTCCTCAGTAAAGGACTTATTAAACCGGTTTTATAG